GGATCGAGGATGAAGGCGGCTATTGGCCGGGTCGAAATGAGGTCGCGTTGCGTGCGGCGGTTGAGCGCATGAATCGCCTGGTCGCCGGTCTGGCTGGTGCACTCAAAGATGCGACGGATGAGGACGGCAAGAGTCCGTCGGTGGAGAGTCCTATTTTGGAGCATCCGGCTTTTGAGCGCCTAGAGGCCGAGGCGCAGGATAGTGAAGACGCGCGTAAACTCAGGGACGCGCTCAATGCCGTTAAGAAAGGGGCTCGTTAAAACGGAGCGGGCGTGGTCAAGCCACGCCCCTACGTCGGATCTCAATTAGTCTGATTGATTGCCTCGAGGACGATGCCGGGGGTGAGGAGTTCGGGAAGGATGACAGGCTCTGGTTTGCCGGGGAGGTAGATCAGGTTGAAGGGGACGGCGCTGCGGTTCCAGCGGGCCAATTCCGCGGTGATCTTGGGGTCTTCGTCGGTCCAGTCGGCGCGCAGGGTGACGACTTCTTTTTCTCGGAAGGTTTTGAGGACTTCGCCGGAACTGAAGACGACTTTCTTATTGGTCTGGCAGGTGAAACACCAGCGGGCGGTGAAATCGACGTAGATGGTTTTGTTTTCGGCGACGGCTTTCGCGACGGCTTCGGCGCTCCACGGCTGCCAGACGATGTCGGTCGGGGCGGCGGGGCGCGGCCAGCCGAGCCAAGTGCCGGCGGCCAGGAGGATAATACCGCCGAGGATACCTATACGCATGCGGGCGGGTTTTGCGCCGAAGGTGGCGTAGCGTCCGTAGAGCCAGGTGGCGGCGGCGATCAGGGTGAGGCCGAGCAGGACGGAAAGGAGGGCGGTGTCGTTGGACTTAAGTTGTCCGGCGAGCACCCAGACCATGTATCCGACGGTCGCATACAAGGGGAATGCCATGGCCTGCTTGAAGGTTTCCATCCATGCGCCGGGGCGGGGGAGGGCTTTGATCGCCTGCGGGAAAATCGAAAGCAGCAGGTAGGGCAGCGCGAGGCCGAGGGCGATGGCGGTGAAGACGGCGAACGATGAGATGATTGGTAACGCGAGGGCGGCACCGAGGGCGGGAGCGAGGAAGGGGGCGCTGCACGGCGTGGCGACAACCGTGGCGAGGACTCCGGTGAAGAAGGAACCTGTGAAGCCGTCTTTGGCTTGCAGGCCGGTGCCGACGGCGGTCGCGCGGAGTCCGAACTCGAAGACGCCGCTCAGGCTGAGGGCGAAGATGAGCATGACGGCGGCAAGCGCGAAGACGAAGGCGGGTGACTGGAGCTGGAAGCCCCAGCCGAGTTGGTCGCCACCGGCGCGGAAGGCGGCGAGGACGCCGGCAAGGGTCCAGAAGGAGAGGAGCACGCCGCCGGCGAAGGCGAGGCCGTGGAGGGTGACTTTGCGGCGGTCGGCGCCGGCCTGGTTGACGAAGCCGAGGATCTTGATGCCGAGCACGGGGAAGACGCAGGGCATGAGGTTGAGGATGAGGCCGCCGACGAAGGCGAGGACGAGGGTGCCGGCCAGCGAAGCGCTGGCCGGAGTTGAGGGTTGAGAGTTGAGAGTTGAGAGACCGGAGGCGGGGGCCTCGGTGATCGGGGTGTCGATGGCGAGGCCGGTGGTCGTGGAGCCGTTTTCGAAGCGAAGCACGCCGGTGAGCTGGGTGTGCGGGGTCGTGAGGCTGGGCGAGACGGGCAGATCGATGGCGAGCACTTCGCCGGCTGCGGCATCGCGCACGGTTTGGGGTTCGTCGAACTGAATGGTTTCGTCGGTGGAGAAGAACCAGGGCTTCGTGATTTTCGGGAGCGGGATGTCGGCGGCGGCGATCAGGCGGAGTGTCACCACATTTCCACTACGGGAGGCGCGGGCAGTGAGACCGGGGATCGCGCGGGGGAGGGCGGTTAGGGTGTCGGCGATGGCTTTTCCGTGGTTCGGGTCGGCGGCGGGTTCGTTGGCCTGCACGGGCAGGGAGAGCGAGACGGCGGCCTTGCCGGGCACGCAGACCTCGGCGCACATGAGCCATTTGGCTTCGGCGGAAAGGGTGATGGTTTCGCCGGCCTTGAGATTGGCGGGTGGCGTGATCGTGACGGGCAGGTAGACGACGTCATCATAACCGTTGCCGGTGATCATGCCGTTGGTGTCGCGGGTGACGGCGGGCGTGGGCCACTGGATTTCGGAAGCGGTCCAGCCTTCGGGGAGAGTCCACTTGAGCGAGGTGGGGTAGCCGGTGCCGGGATTGATCCAATAGGAATGCCAGTGGCTTTCATGGTCGAGGCGCAGGGCGACCGTGAATGCGCGGCCGGGTTGGATGGATTGATCAGCGGCGGCGAGTGAGGCTTTCACCTGGCCGTGCGCGGCGGGGGCGATCAGGGCGAAAACGAAGGCCAGCAGAAAGAGAGGAGCGCGAAAAAGCATGGGATGAGATAGTCTAAGACCGCGTAAGAGGCAAAAGTGCCGGGGTTTATTCCGCCGGAATCAGGGAAGGTTCACGCGCCATGTGGGCGAGCATGAGGGTGAAGAAGCAGAGCACGATGTTTTGCAACGGGAGCTGGAGAGGGGTGGGCAATGCGTAGATGATGCACACGAGCGGCAGCCAGACCCCGAGATTGGCGAGCAGCAACGGTAGCACGCGGCGCGCATACCAACGCGGGGTGCGCAGATCAGCGATGAGCAGATGGTGGTTAAAACCATTCTGACACCACAGATAGACCAGGGCGGTCGTGGGGATGGCCCAGATCGGGCAATACACAAACTGGTCGAGGAGACTCTTGGCGGCAATCGTGCGCACATCGGCGGCCTCGCCGAGAGTCCAGGCCATGAAGCCATACCAGAGGGCGATTTCCCAACCTTTGTAGGACCAAAATGCGGTGAGGCCCCAGCCTTGCGGCCAGGTGATGTGGCGACGCGTGGAAGGTGCGGCTTTCAGGTAGAGCAGCGGCAGAAGTCCGCCGCACAGTCCGGTGGTGAAAATGCCGAACAGCACTCCGGTATCGTTGCGCAGCTCGGCGAGCCGGGTGAGGCCGGTGCGTGTGGGCGCGTGAAAATAATAACCCAACACCACGGCGAGCGCGAAGGCCTGCAGCACGAGTCCGGGAATGAGATTGGCGCGCGCGCTGCGCAGGCCGGCTTTCCACGGGGCTTCATCGTGAACTGGGACTACGGCGGACATAAACCGGGCAGCGTGCTTGCGAGGATGGGCGCGAGCGAGCGGGAAGTGGTCGTCGCTCGCCGGTGGGGAGGCGTCGCGCTTACGGTTGCGGACGGGCGGGGGTGAAGACGCCGGCGATCACTCCGGCGAAGTTCGTCGAGGTGACGAATTCGAGGTCCGTTTCATCGTTGTTCACACCGACGGCCACCCAACCTTCGGAAGTGCGGCGGACGAGGGCGTGCACGACCTGACGCCCCGCAGTGGTGGTGTAGAGCACGACCATGCCGGGCCGGAGTTTCGTGTAAGGGTGGGGGCGGGTGACGATCCATGAGCCGGGCTCGAGCAACGGTTCCATCGAAAGGCCTTCGCCATACCAGACGCTGCCATGGTCGATTTTTTTTGCGAACGATTCGGCGCGTCCAGAGAGCAGGCGGTTGATGGCCGTGTTGTCGCCTTTGCAGATGCTCACATCCATGCGCTCGATGTGGGGAACGCTCACGACGAAGTTCGTTTCGGAAGTCTGCGAGGCGGTCGTGCCGGTCGAGCAGCCGCCGGTCATCCATGCCGCCAACACCAGCGCGATGCTCAACGCCGAGGACGGGAGGTTTAAAAATGGCGGTCGGTCGGGCATGATCAAACTGCGATGAGATGCCACTGGTGGCTGATGAAATCGGCGGACGCGCCGGGAACGTGCAGGCCGGAGTGAAGGAGCACATCGCCGGCCATCACGGTTTCGATTTCGTCGAGACGGACGCGGTAGTTCTTTTTCGGGTCGAGACCGCGGAGCTTGAGGTAGCGGTGCGGAGCGTTGGGCTCGGAGAGCACGCTGACATGGGTGACGAGGGCTTGGGACGCGTCTGCGGCGACGATCATCCAAGCGGCTTCCTGGGATTCGAAGGGGTTCTTCAGGCGGTAAAGATCACCTGTGAGAAGCAGGGGGCGAATCTGCTTATAGAACGCCGTCTGGCGTTTGACCTCGGCTTTTTCGTCGGCGGGCAAGGCGGCGAGATCGAGTTCATAGCCAAACGCGCCGGTGAAGGCGATGTCACCACGCGTGCGGAACGGGGTGTTGCGACCGACCTGGTGGTTGGGAACGGCGGAGACGTGCGCGGCCATGGTGCTGAAAGGATATACGAGGCTGGTGCCGTATTGGATGCGCAGGCGGGTGATGGCGTCGGAATTATCGCTCGTCCAGATCTGCGGCATGTAGGCGAGGATACCGGGGTCGAAGCGCCCGCCGCCGCCTGAGCAGCCCTCGAACAGGATGTGCGGGAACTCGCGGGTGAAGCGCTCCATGATCTCGTAAAGGCCGAGCACGTAGCGATGGGCGGTTTCCTGCTGGCGTCCGGCGGGGAGCGCGGCCGAACCGGTCTCGGTCATGTGGCGGTTCATGTCCCACTTCACGTAGGTGATGGGCGTGTCGCGGAGGATTTGCGCGATGCGTTGATAAATTTCTTCGCGCACCTCGGCGCGGGAAAAATCGAGGATCAACTGCTGGCGGCCTTCGGTGCGGGGACGCTGCGGCACATGGATGCACCAGTCGGGATGCGCGCGGTAAAGGTCGCTGTCGACCGAGACCATCTCGGGTTCGAACCAGAGGCCGAATTCCACGCCCTTGGCCTTGATGCGTCGGGCGAGGTCGTTGAGGCCGCCGGGAAGTTTTTTGCGGTCAACGACCCAGTCGCCGAGCGAGGTGCGGTCGTCGTCGCGTTTGCCGAACCAGCCGTCGTCGAGGACGAACAACTCCACGCCGAGCTCCGCGCCGGCGGTGGCGATGGCCTCGAGCTTGGTGGCATTGAAGTCGAAGTAAGTCGCCTCCCAGTTGTTGACGAGAATCGGGCGGGGCTTGTCGCGCCAGGCGACCGGCAGCAGGTGGCTGCGGTAAAACCGGTGCAGAGCGCGCGACATGCCGCCGAGGCCTTCGGGCGAAAACACGAGCACCGCTTCGGGCGTCTGGAACGTGTCGCCGGCCCCGAGCTGCCACGCGAAGTCGAACGGGTTGATGCCGATCTGAGTGCGGGCGGTGGAGAACGGGTCGAGCTCGACCTGCGCGAGAAAGTTGCCGCTGTAAACGAGGTTGAAGCCGTAAACGGAGCCGTGCTCTTCGTTGGCGCCGAGTTCGGCGAGGGCGATGAACGGGCTTTGCTGGTGGCTGCTGGTGCCGCGGCGGCTTTCGACCGACTGAACACCGGGACGAAGTGCGGAGATATGCGTGTCGCGTTCGCGCGCCCAGGCGCCGGAGAGCTGGATGAAGCGGTGATTCGCGAAAGAGCTGTCGAAATCAATCGAGGCCGACAAAGCGCGGCGCACTTCGAGCGGGGCGGTGCCGGCGTTCACGATGCGCACCGAGCGCGTGATGACGGGATGGTTTGCGAAGACTGTGTAGAGCAACTCCACGCGAAGCCCGAGCAGGGCGTCGATGAGGACAAGCGTGAGCGTGTCGGCATCGGCGGGTGTTTCCACAAAGGTGGAGGGCAGGCCGGCGAGGGCGGGTTTGCCCGCTTCGATACGATGCGAGTCGTAGCGCAACGAGAGAATGCGTGAACCGGTCTGCGGCTGATAAACATCCAGCGCGGGCTCGCGAAAGTCGGAATTGCCGAACGTGGGGAATTCCAGTGGCAGCGTATCGAGGCTCACGCCTTGGTTGGCGCCGGCGAGTGTGGGGCTGAAGGCGCGGTCGCGCAGACGGACATTATCCAATCCTAAGGCAGAGGCCGCTAGAGCGGGTCCCCAGTAGAGATTAATCGGGAAGCCGTGCTCCGTCACCTTGATCGCGTAGGTGGAGGCACCGGCTTGGAGGATGAAAAGAGACTGGGCCTCGATAAAATGGATCGCCATGGGAAGTGGTTAAAAGCGGCCAAGTTGCCGCAACGGGCGGCTGGAATCCAGTCTATCCTGTGGACGCAGGTCGTGTGGTCGCGACGCGATCACATGCGAGAAAGGTTGGCCGGTCATCGTTCTATATATTGGAACTGTTTTGAGGTGGTCGCGGTTATCGGATTGAACGGTGGCATGCCTCTTGGAACCGCCCCGTCCGCCAATCATACGCTCGTGAATGGATTGCGGCTGCTGGAGATCATCGCGGCCGGGGCGGAAGAGTTTTCCGTGTCGGAACTGGCCAAAGATATGGGCCTGCCGAAAAGCCATGCGCATCGTTTGCTGCGCACGCTGCTGGACGCGGGCTATGTGGCGCAGTCGGCCGACACACATAAATACCGGTCGGATTTCCGGTTACTGGCGCTGGCCGGCCCCTTTGCCGAGCGGCTGCCGTTACGCGTGCACGGCGGGCCGGTGTTGCGGGCCTTGTCCGAGGCCGCGCACAGCAGTTCCTATATCGCGGTGCCGCATCAGGGAGCGCCGTTGATCATCATGAGCGACCTCTATCGCGGTGTGCGTCCGCCGCATGCGCTGGGGTTGGGAGAGCGGTTGGTGCGCCACGCGACGGCATTTGGAAAACTGTTTCTCGCGCTCAAGCGGCTGCCGTTCGAGTCGGGCGAACTGAAGCGACTCACGCCGAATACGATCACCACCGTGCGCGAGCTGAGATCGGAACTCGCCGGCATCCGGCGCCAGGGCTACGCGGTGAACCGGTGCGAGAATAGCAAAGATCTGTATTCGTTTGCGGCCCCAGTTTTCGACGCCACCGGAGTGCTTCAGGGCGCGATTGGGCTGGCGGTGCCACCGGGCTTGGTCAACCGCGAGGGCGAGGAGCATTTCGTCGGATTGGTGCTCAAGGCCGCAGGGAAACTTTCCGCGCAGAGCCTTTAGCGGCGACGATTTTTAATTATGATCATCGACTGCGATATTCACGTTTACCCCAACAGCCGGTGTCCGCTCGCACCGTTTATTCCCGCGGCTTTTCGCGAGGCCGTGGCCATGCGGCAAGACAGCAGTCCCGGTCATGGTTATGCCAATCCCTTTGGCGTGGACCGGCGGGATGTGGTGTCCGAGACGCCGGCGGATGTGGTGCGGCTTCACCTCGATCCGCTCGGGATCACCTACGGTGTGCTCCAACCGCAACCGGGTATGAGCGTGTCGCTGATTCACTCGATCGATGTGGCCAACGCCCTGGCGCGCGCGGCGAACGACTGGCTCATCGAAACCTATCTGAGGCATGATCCGCGTTTCCTCGGATCGATCTGTGTGAACATGGCGGATCCGGCGGGTGCCGCGGCGGAAATCCGTCGCTTGGGAGCGCATCCGCAGATGGTGCAAGTGCTGACGTGCGGGGAGGGCCTGCATCTCTTCGGGCATCGTGCTTACGATCCGGTTTACGAAGCTTGCTGCGAGATGGGACTGGTGTTTGCGGTTCATCCCGGGTTCGAAGGCTCGTTGCGTTCGAGCACGCCGGTCGGGCGTCCTTCGAGTTATTTTGAGTGGCACAATTCACTCCCGCTGACCTATCAGGCGCACGTCGGTAGTCTCGTTGCCGAGGGAACGTTTGAGAAATTCCCCGGGCTCAAAACGATTTTTGTCGAAGGCGGCGTGAGCTGGCTGGCGCCGTTGTTGTGGCGCATGGATAAAAACTTCAAGGCGCTGCGCAGCACGGTTCCCTGGTTGCGCGAGGCTCCATCGGAGTATGTGCTGAGGCATTGCCGGCTGAGCACACAACCGGTCGAAGAACCGGAAAATCCCGCGCACTTGGTGCAGCTTTACGAGATGGTGAAGGCGGAAAAGACGCTGTGTTTTTCGACGGATTTTCCGCACTGGGATTTCGATGATCCCCAGCGCGCGTTCCCCTCAGCGTTGCCTCCGCTGATGAAGCAACGCATTCTCTACGACAATGCGGCCGAGCTCTACGGCCTGCCCGTGCGGGTTAACGCGGAGGGTGTGTCGTGAACCGCGGTTCCCGCCCATGTGAAGCCGGCACGGCGGCACCGCTGAAATCCATTGATAAGGCGTTTGCGCTGGCGGGTGATCCCCAGGGTGCCGTTCCGAAAAAACGCACGCGCGAAGTCGTCGCGGGTCGGGCCGACGAGGTGCCGGAGGGCGCGCGAAAGATTGTGCAGATCGGACATCTTTCCATCGGCATCTTTCACCTGAAGGACGGCTATCACGCCGTGCGAAACTATTGTCCGCACCAAGGCGCCGAGTTGTGCAAAGGCAGTTTGCACGGGACGCACCGCCCGGGTGCGGTGTCGGAATTCCTACCTGATTTTTCCGGCCGCGTGTTGCGTTGTCCGTGGCATGGCTGGGAGTTTGACCTCGTGACCGGCAAGGGCCTCTACGACGCGAAAAGCCGCGTGATGACCTACGAAGTCCGCGTGAATGAAACGGGGGACCTGATCTTGGTGGTGTGAGTGGATGCGGCGCGTTGCGTCCCTCGCGCAGCTGTGCACGGTGGATACATCATGTTTCTCGATTTCACGAAGCTGGACCCGCGCGAAGCGTATGGCTGGATGGCCGACAGTATCACGCCGCGCCCCATCGCATGGGTGTCGACCATCTCGCCGGAAGGACGCACCAACCTCGCGCCGTTTTCGTTTTTCAATGGCATCACGGGCAACCCGCCCACGCTGATGTTTTCGGCGGTCAATCTACGCGATGGCACGAAGAAGGACACGGTGCGCAACATCGAGGCGACCGGTCAGTTCGTGGTGAATCTGGTGTCGCACGCGCTCGCTGAAAAAATGAACGCCTGCGCCGCGCTGCTGCCGTATGGCGAGAGCGAGTTCGATGCGTTCGGCATCGCGCAAGCTGTGTCGGAACGCGTGAAGCCACCGCGGGTGGCGGAGGCTCCGGTGTCGTTTGAGTGCACGCTCCACACGATCCTGCCGATCGGTGAAGGCGCGGGGGCGGCGAACGTGGTGTTTGGCCGCATCGTTGCGGCGCACGTGACGGATGGCGTGTTGGGCGTGGATGGCGAAATTGATCCGGCGTTGCTCGATACCGTGGGGCGTCTCGGTGGCGACAACTACGCGACCACGCGCGACCGCTTCGATCTGCGCCGTCCGGACCGACCGGTAAAATTCTAAAGAGATGGACGTCCGCGCGTCTGCGGGCTTCCCATCGGCGGATGCTTGCGGCTAGCGTCCGTGCTCATGGCGAAAAGCCGCAGTGCGGAGTCCCTCACTTTGTCTTCATTTAAACCTGAGTCCCTGCGGGGGCGCGCAGGATTTTTCCGCGTCGGGCAGACGGCCGCCGGTCCGTGGTGGTTACTCGACCCGATTGACCGGCCGTTTTTTTCGAAGGCGGTGGCGGCGGTCAACCGCCACGGTCGCGCCGGGGTGCCGCCCGCACATCGCGGTGCTTATGCGCAGGCGGTGGAGCGCGTGCACGGCCTGGAGGATCCGTCAGGGTTCGCTCGGGCGGCGTTGCAACGCCTGCGTAATTGGCAGGTGAATACACTGGGGCCGTGGGCTGAGCCGATGCTGGCGGTGGCGGGGCTTTATGCGACGGCGGTGGTTGATTTTCGCGGGGCGGGTGTTCCGGTGATCCATCTGCTCGGCACGCACCTGCCCGATGTGTTTGATCCGGGCTGGCTCGCGGTGTGCGAGACGCAGGCCGCGACGGCGGCCGCGCCCTGGGCGGGGCGCACCGATTTCATCGGTTATTACACGGACGATGCGCTGGGCTGGGGTGAAGTGAAGGAAGGCCGGCCGTCGCTGCTGCAAGTCTGCCTGAGTCTGGAGCCGGGGTTTTCGGCGTATCATGCGGCGTGGGAATTTGTGCTGGCTCCGCATGCGGGCGATCTCGCGGGCCTGGCGCGCGAGTGGAGCGTCGAGCTGCCCAACAAGGAAGTCATCCGCCAACGCACGCTGGCGGAGCGACCGCTCACCACGGCGGGTTATCTGCGTGATCACGCACGCTTCACGAAGGAGTTCGCGCATCGTTATTTCACGGCGACTTCAGCGGCGCTGCGCCGGCATGATCCCGATCATTTGATTCTGGGTTGCCGGTTCACGCAGCCGCCCGGGGAAGACGTGTTGGGCGAGTGCGTGTATCCGCAGGTGGATGTGGTGTCGTGGCATTGCCACGGGCCGGATTTTGAAGCGCAGGCCCGGCTGTATGCGGATGCGACGAAGATGCCGCTGCTGCTCACGGCGTTCGGGTTGTCCAACGAACGGTTTCGCAGTGCGTCGTTCAAACCGCATTCAGGGCCGACGCGGCTTGAGCGTATGTTACGCGATGGCCGGCGTGCGCTCACCGCGGCGTGCGCACATCCGGCGTTGGTGGGTTACGAATGGGCGCGTTGGGCGGATGAGTCTGATGAAGTGCCGCCCTTCGGCGCAGGCTTGGTGCACGTGGATGACCGCGAGGCCGTCGAGCACACGGAGCTGATCGCCCAGATCAACGCGCGGGCGGAACGCGTCCGCAGGCGGACGGTTTAAAGGAGTTTGAGCGTTCTTATCTCATTCAAAGCCAAAAGGAAAAGCCGGTTTGTAACTTATTAAGTTACAAACCGGCTTTTTGGCGAAAGGCTTTTGATGTAGAGCTACGGCGGGGCCGGCCGGGTTAGTGCGGGGCTCGCAGGCGGAGGACGAGGGGGAGCATCGCGAGGGGGGCGAGGGCGGAGATGGCGAGGCCCCAGTGGAGGTTGCTGTGGTCGGCGATCAGACCGACGAGCCAGGGCATAAAGATGCCGCCGGCGTTGCCGAGTGCCGCGAGCGCGCCGAACATGCTCGCGCCGCCTTGGGGATAACGGTCGGCGGTCACGGCAAGCATCGTGGGCCAGAGGCAGCTGCCGGTGAAGCCGGCGAGTATGCAGGCGGTGAGAGCCAGCGAGGGAATCGGAAGAAATGATCCCAGAATGAAAAGCACCACCGTGCTGGCGCAGCTCCAGGCCATGAGTTGAAAGGAGTTGAAGCGGGTGCCGGCGAAGCCGACCACCATGCGGCCGAGTGCCATCGCGACGGAGAAAAGGAGCAGTGAACCTCCGCTGATCCATGTGGGGAAACCGAGGGAAGTTTCGGCGTAGGCCGGCAGCCACTGGGCCATGCCGAGTTCGGTGGCGCCACCGAGGAAAATGCCGATGGCCGCGAACTGGAACCAGCGGTGCGTGAAGAGTGAGCGGACCGAGGTGCGGACGCTTTCATGCGGAAGATCGGGAAACTTTAGCGGGGCGAACGCGGCGAGCAGACCGAGCGGCAACGGGAGAAGCACGAGACAGGAGCCGCGCCAGCCGAAGCCGGCGGCGAGGGCGAGTGAACCCGCGAGCACGGTGACGGCGGCACCCACGCAGTAGAACGAGTGCAACCAGTTGAGGGCGACGGAACGGTTCGCGGGGTTGAGCGCGGAAACGATGGGACTGAGCACCATGTCGAGGACACCTGATCCGAGACCGAGGGCAAAGACGGCGAAGAGGAGCAGCGTGTAGGTGGGCGCGAAGGCCATCGCGACGAGACTGATGGCGATGAGCGCGAGGCCGAATTGCGCGAAGGGTTTGGCTCCGTGGCGGTCGGCGAGCGGCCCGGTGATGACGATGCCGACGACGAGTCCGGCAAAGGCGAGACCGCCGAGACGACCGAGTTGTTCACCGCTCAGGCCCGCGGCACCGCCGTAAGTCGTGCTCAGTGTGGTGAGGAAGACCGGGAGCAGGTTGAGGCCGATGGCGAGGCTCATCATCGCGCCGTAGGAGAGCAGCGTGAGGAGGCGGGCGCGGATGAGCGGGGCGGATGCGGAAGCGGACATGGAGCGAACCAAGGAGCACGCGGGCGGGGTGAAGGCAAGGGGCGGAGATTTTTTTAACACGGAGTTTGCGGAGGTCACGGAGAGCGGAGCCGCGGAGGCGAGTTATGACTGGGCGTGCGACGCGGGAGGCGTAGAGTTTCGGGCACTATGAGTCATACGATCTGGTGCAATGCGGCGTTGAATGAGCGGGCGGAGCAGATGCTGGTGGACGGCGCGATGGGGCATCGGGTGATTTTTGCCAAGGAGCGGCTGGCTTCGGTGCTCAAGGCCGGGAAAAGCGACGAAGGTATCGCGGAGGCAGATGTGGTCTTCGGGCAGCCTGAGCCGGCGGAGTGTTTGCAGCGTGCGAAGATCAAGTGGGTGGCGGTGACGAGCGCGGGTTACGGGCGCTACGACACGCCGGAATTCCTGGAGAATTTTAAGGCGCGCGGGTCGGTGTTCTCGACGAGCTCGACGGTGTTTGCGGAGCCGTGCGCGCAACACGTGATGGCGATGATGTTGGCGCTCGGGCGTCAATTGCTTGAGTCATACGCGGAGCAACGGGGCGACAAGCAGTGGAAGTTTTTCGAGCGGAGGTCGGCGTCGGTATTGATGAACGGGCAGACGGTGCTGCTGCTTGGTTACGGCACGATTGCGCGGCGGCTGACGGAGTTGCTGGCGCCGTTTGGTATGAAGATTTATGCGGTGCGGCGGAAGGCGCACAGCGAGCGCGGCGTGTTTGTGATTTCGGAGGAACGTGTGACGTCGGTGCTCGGCGAGGCGGATCATGTCGTAAACTTGCTCCCGGATAACGAAGCGACGCGGAATTATGTGAACGCGCGGCGGCTGGCGGCGTGCAAGCCGGGCGCGCGTTTCTACAACATCGGACGCGGGACGACGGTGGATGAAAATGCGCTGATGCAGGCGCTGGAAAACGGCAAGCTGGGCGCGGCTTACCTCGATGTATTCGCCGAGGAACCGCTCCCGTCGTCGAGCCGGTTATGGACGACGCGAAATTGTTTTATCACGCCGCACACGGCGGGCGGACGCAGTGACCAGGATGTGGCGCTGGTGAAACATTTCGTGGGAAATTTTAAGAAATTTGCCGAAGGCGAGACGGGCGCGATGGATGACCGTGTGGTGTAGATATGAAGAAGGCCCGACGCGGGTGGTCGGGCCTTCTTCAGAAAGCGAGGCTTAAGGCCGATGCTGCCGTTAGGGCGTGGGGGCGGGGGTGTTGGCGACGGGGGCTTCGACGACCGGGGTGATGGGAGCAAC
This window of the Rariglobus hedericola genome carries:
- a CDS encoding protein-disulfide reductase DsbD family protein, giving the protein MLFRAPLFLLAFVFALIAPAAHGQVKASLAAADQSIQPGRAFTVALRLDHESHWHSYWINPGTGYPTSLKWTLPEGWTASEIQWPTPAVTRDTNGMITGNGYDDVVYLPVTITPPANLKAGETITLSAEAKWLMCAEVCVPGKAAVSLSLPVQANEPAADPNHGKAIADTLTALPRAIPGLTARASRSGNVVTLRLIAAADIPLPKITKPWFFSTDETIQFDEPQTVRDAAAGEVLAIDLPVSPSLTTPHTQLTGVLRFENGSTTTGLAIDTPITEAPASGLSTLNSQPSTPASASLAGTLVLAFVGGLILNLMPCVFPVLGIKILGFVNQAGADRRKVTLHGLAFAGGVLLSFWTLAGVLAAFRAGGDQLGWGFQLQSPAFVFALAAVMLIFALSLSGVFEFGLRATAVGTGLQAKDGFTGSFFTGVLATVVATPCSAPFLAPALGAALALPIISSFAVFTAIALGLALPYLLLSIFPQAIKALPRPGAWMETFKQAMAFPLYATVGYMVWVLAGQLKSNDTALLSVLLGLTLIAAATWLYGRYATFGAKPARMRIGILGGIILLAAGTWLGWPRPAAPTDIVWQPWSAEAVAKAVAENKTIYVDFTARWCFTCQTNKKVVFSSGEVLKTFREKEVVTLRADWTDEDPKITAELARWNRSAVPFNLIYLPGKPEPVILPELLTPGIVLEAINQTN
- a CDS encoding S24/S26 family peptidase, whose translation is MPDRPPFLNLPSSALSIALVLAAWMTGGCSTGTTASQTSETNFVVSVPHIERMDVSICKGDNTAINRLLSGRAESFAKKIDHGSVWYGEGLSMEPLLEPGSWIVTRPHPYTKLRPGMVVLYTTTAGRQVVHALVRRTSEGWVAVGVNNDETDLEFVTSTNFAGVIAGVFTPARPQP
- a CDS encoding alpha-galactosidase, which codes for MAIHFIEAQSLFILQAGASTYAIKVTEHGFPINLYWGPALAASALGLDNVRLRDRAFSPTLAGANQGVSLDTLPLEFPTFGNSDFREPALDVYQPQTGSRILSLRYDSHRIEAGKPALAGLPSTFVETPADADTLTLVLIDALLGLRVELLYTVFANHPVITRSVRIVNAGTAPLEVRRALSASIDFDSSFANHRFIQLSGAWARERDTHISALRPGVQSVESRRGTSSHQQSPFIALAELGANEEHGSVYGFNLVYSGNFLAQVELDPFSTARTQIGINPFDFAWQLGAGDTFQTPEAVLVFSPEGLGGMSRALHRFYRSHLLPVAWRDKPRPILVNNWEATYFDFNATKLEAIATAGAELGVELFVLDDGWFGKRDDDRTSLGDWVVDRKKLPGGLNDLARRIKAKGVEFGLWFEPEMVSVDSDLYRAHPDWCIHVPQRPRTEGRQQLILDFSRAEVREEIYQRIAQILRDTPITYVKWDMNRHMTETGSAALPAGRQQETAHRYVLGLYEIMERFTREFPHILFEGCSGGGGRFDPGILAYMPQIWTSDNSDAITRLRIQYGTSLVYPFSTMAAHVSAVPNHQVGRNTPFRTRGDIAFTGAFGYELDLAALPADEKAEVKRQTAFYKQIRPLLLTGDLYRLKNPFESQEAAWMIVAADASQALVTHVSVLSEPNAPHRYLKLRGLDPKKNYRVRLDEIETVMAGDVLLHSGLHVPGASADFISHQWHLIAV
- a CDS encoding IclR family transcriptional regulator, with the translated sequence MPLGTAPSANHTLVNGLRLLEIIAAGAEEFSVSELAKDMGLPKSHAHRLLRTLLDAGYVAQSADTHKYRSDFRLLALAGPFAERLPLRVHGGPVLRALSEAAHSSSYIAVPHQGAPLIIMSDLYRGVRPPHALGLGERLVRHATAFGKLFLALKRLPFESGELKRLTPNTITTVRELRSELAGIRRQGYAVNRCENSKDLYSFAAPVFDATGVLQGAIGLAVPPGLVNREGEEHFVGLVLKAAGKLSAQSL
- a CDS encoding amidohydrolase family protein — encoded protein: MIIDCDIHVYPNSRCPLAPFIPAAFREAVAMRQDSSPGHGYANPFGVDRRDVVSETPADVVRLHLDPLGITYGVLQPQPGMSVSLIHSIDVANALARAANDWLIETYLRHDPRFLGSICVNMADPAGAAAEIRRLGAHPQMVQVLTCGEGLHLFGHRAYDPVYEACCEMGLVFAVHPGFEGSLRSSTPVGRPSSYFEWHNSLPLTYQAHVGSLVAEGTFEKFPGLKTIFVEGGVSWLAPLLWRMDKNFKALRSTVPWLREAPSEYVLRHCRLSTQPVEEPENPAHLVQLYEMVKAEKTLCFSTDFPHWDFDDPQRAFPSALPPLMKQRILYDNAAELYGLPVRVNAEGVS
- a CDS encoding Rieske (2Fe-2S) protein codes for the protein MNRGSRPCEAGTAAPLKSIDKAFALAGDPQGAVPKKRTREVVAGRADEVPEGARKIVQIGHLSIGIFHLKDGYHAVRNYCPHQGAELCKGSLHGTHRPGAVSEFLPDFSGRVLRCPWHGWEFDLVTGKGLYDAKSRVMTYEVRVNETGDLILVV
- a CDS encoding flavin reductase family protein, coding for MFLDFTKLDPREAYGWMADSITPRPIAWVSTISPEGRTNLAPFSFFNGITGNPPTLMFSAVNLRDGTKKDTVRNIEATGQFVVNLVSHALAEKMNACAALLPYGESEFDAFGIAQAVSERVKPPRVAEAPVSFECTLHTILPIGEGAGAANVVFGRIVAAHVTDGVLGVDGEIDPALLDTVGRLGGDNYATTRDRFDLRRPDRPVKF